The following DNA comes from Bos indicus isolate NIAB-ARS_2022 breed Sahiwal x Tharparkar chromosome 3, NIAB-ARS_B.indTharparkar_mat_pri_1.0, whole genome shotgun sequence.
AACTGCCCTGAGCCTCGGGCTGCGGCCTGGGGCTGGCCTGCCACCTCCTGTACCCTCTGAGCCCAGGCAGGGGCCAGCCAGGGTCCCCAGGGCTCCCTGGGGCCAGGCCACCCAGGGGAGCTTGTGTCTGGCAGGAGCATGCCATGTGGGCTGCGTCCCCGCTGACCTCCCCTCCCTGTGTCCAGGACGATGGCGGGCACACAGATGCCATGGAGCAGGCAGCCTGGCGGTACTCGCAGACGCACCAGGCCATCCTGGGCCCCTTCGGGGAGCTGCTGACCGAGGACGACCTGGTGTACCTGGAGAAGCAGATCGCCGACCTGCAGCTCCGGCGCCGCTGCCAGGAGTACGAGAACGAGCTGGGCCGGCTGGCGGCCGAGCTGCAGGCCCTGCTGCCCGCGCCCCTGGTCAGCATCACTGTCAACAGCCGCTTCCTGTCCCCGGGGCCCCGGCTGGAGGCCGCGGATACCGAGCCCCGGGGCTCCGAGGACGGGGCCTCGCAGGCCACACCCGGCGGGCAGCCCCTGCCCTTCTGGTGCAGCCACGTCGCCCGGCTGGTGCGTAGCCTGTCCCTGCTCCTGAAGGGCGTGAACGGGCTGGTGCAGGGCGAGGAGAGGGGCCCCCTGGAGGCCCAGAGGGAGGCCCACAGGCCAGCCCCGGCCAGCCCCCCTAGGAGCGAGGCCCAGCGTGAGATCCAAGAGTGTGGGGTGTCTGTGCGGACACTCCGCGGCAACTTTGAGTCAGCCCCCGGCCGGCCCTGCACCCCAAGCCCTGGCCCCTGCGAGCCGGGGACCCAGCCGGGGTCATGCCCGAGGGGCTGCTGGCCTGCCCCGGCCCCGCCCTGTAGCGGCCCGATCGGAGGGAACCCCAGGCCGGGCGACACGGAGGAAGCCAGCGACTCGGGCATCAGCTGTGAGGAGGCCCTGTCGGAGGTGGGTGCTGTGCCAGGCTCGGACCTGGCCAGCCTCCGCAAGGAGCGCATTGTCACCCTCTTCCTCAGCCACTGGAAGAAGTCGGCTTACATGCCGGCACTTAAGACGGCAGCCTGCAGGACCCTGGAGGCCCGGCGCTCGGGGCTGCGGGGGCAGGAGGCAGCCAGGGGCCCTCCGATGCCCTCCCCGCTGCCCAGCGGGAGCCCACGGCCCGGCCGCCTCTGGCAGCAGCGCAGCGTCATCGCCCAGCTGCTGGGCCACTGGAAGGCCGTCCTGGCCCATGTGCCCGCCCGGCAGCTGCGGCGGCTGAGCCGGCGGCCCCACGGGCCCCTGTCCCCTGAACAGTTCCTGCCCCACGTGGACGGGGCGCCCGTGCCCTACAGCAGCCTCACGCTGGACCTCTTCATGCTGGGCTACTTCCAGCTCCTGGAGTGCGACCTGCCGGCCGAGGAGCGCAAGATGCGCCACCTGCTGTGTTTCGAGGTCTTCGAGCACCTGGGCGCCCACGGCTGGGAGGCGGCGCGCGCCTTCCACAAGGCTGTGACCGACGAGGTGGCCGCTGGCCGCCGTGCCTGGACTGATGGCTTTGAGGACATCAAAGCCCGCTTCTTTGGCTCCAGCCGTGGTCGTGCCCGGGACGCGGAGCCCGGCCGCAAGTCTGGCCTGACCCCGCTCAGGCCCCTGCCCCACGCTGGTCCCGGCGGCCCCGAGCCCGCAGCACAGAGGCTGGGGTCCGGCCCCCAGCGGGGCAGCTTCAACAGCGAGGACATCTGTGGCTACATCGACCGGAGCTTCGCCTtctggaaggagaaggaagccGAGATGTTCGGCTTTGGGGAGTGACGTGGGCCTGCCTTCCTCCCGGAGCGGGTTTGGGGTGGTTTtggtttttctgttctcttttcctttttgcccGCCTGGTGGCCAGGTGAGCCTTGAGGCCAGGCCGGCAGGGACTCAGTGTGCTAGTTGCCGCCCACCGTGTCTGCCCCCCGACGGCTTCCTCCTAGGCTGCAAGACTGCACCTAGAGTCCCCCTTGTCACCGCCGCACCCGAGAAGCCCTCTCAGGACCCCAGTCACCCTGCCTTGGGATGACTCGCCAGCTCCGCCCGTGCCCTCCACCTGTACGTCCCTTGGGCGCCTGTGATGCCAGCCTGTTCCCCACTGGCCACCCTCCAGTccctgctgagtcaccaggatgTCCCGTCTCCCAGTTCCTCCCGTGCCCGTGGCTCTGGCCACATCCTGAGCCTCCATCTGCCCTCTGCCAGTGCTGCCTCCACTCCTTCTGGTAATCTTGGGCCGTGCCCCTCCCCCTCtgcagcccccctccccaacctgTGAAGTGAGGGAGGAGCTAGGACAACAGGATCAGATGGGCAGGAGGCCTTCCTGTCAGACTGGACTTCCCTCCCGAATTTTCCAGGTCAGGCTGCGGAGTCCAGAGGGCTTCAGGGAGAGGTATTCTGCAGCTCTGCGATGGCCCCACAGGCAGGAGTGGGGAAGAGGTTTCAGGAACCTCCCACAGCCttcacccccccccccactgcAGAAACCCCCTGGGACAGCTGTCTTGCCTGTTCCTCCCCACCTGCAGAGCTTGGAGGACTCAGGCCAGCTGTGGGGGACCAGGGAGTCCTCCCATCCAACTGGCTCAATGTCTCAGAGAGGGATGCTCGGGAAGAAATAAAATGGGGGGTGTCAGGCTGTCGGGGCTTCCCCAGACCAGTCAAGGGGGTGGTGCTGGCCTGGGTTCTGGCTCCAAAGCCTCCTGCAGAGTAGACACCGGATGTGAGTTTGCTAAATAAAGACCCGTTCCTGCCTGCCTTCCCATGTGTGCTTGTTGCCCCTGAGCCCAGAGAGGGCCCTGCTGGAGGGACACTGAGACCTCAGTGCTCAGCTCAGCCGAAGCCCCAGAGCAGCATCCTTACCCCACAGAGTGTCCacattctcatctgtaaaatgggggcgtGGTGTTGACCCGCCCATACCCAGGGTCCTGGCAGGATGGACTGAGGCCCCCCATGGGGGTCTCTGTCCTGGGATGGCAGTGACACTCTCCAGCCGCATCAGTGTTTTAAGGAGCACATGCTAAGGATCACAGTCCTGGCCCCAGGCAGCCGCAAGCATCCCATACGGTGTTGAGGCCCTGGCTCTTGGCCCTGAAGCTCGACCATTGGAGCCAGACAAGGACTGGTCTGCAGGACACTGCTGCTGCCCAGGCTGGTGGGTGAGCCTGGAGGTGGGGGGGTTAGAAGGTGCTAGGTGCTCAGAGGCCTCCCTCCCCTGGGCCACCCACAGGACCCTGCGGGAGCAGGGTGGCCGGCATATGCAGAGCCCAGTCCCAGAGGTGGCCTGCTGGCCAGGGCTGCTCAGGAGACAGTGAGCAGAAGGCCCGCACACCCAAGTGggggctcccctccccccactcacTGTGGCCTTGCACAAGGCCCTCCACGGCCCTGAGTCTCATGTTCCCGTGAGCATCCAGGACTCCAGGAAGACCGGGACTCCAGGGTTAGGCGGGGGTGCTCAGACCCCAGCGTGAGGCCTGGCGCAGGGAAAGGACCTCTCTGCTGGGCACTCACGGGTGACTCCCCAAATGCCCTTCTGCAGGCACTCTGCTTCCTGGGGGCCTCCTTATAAATACACCGTATCCTGAGAGTACCCCAGGGACCCTGAGTCCCTTGGGCTGGGCCAGAGAAAGCTGGTTTGTTATTTAAAAGATgttccaagtgattctgatgctcaGTGACCTCGGAACCCCACTAAGCAACTCACCTGTGGGAAGCAGGTGTCCACTGCCACGGATGGGGGGTGCTGGCCCCGCAAGGCCACACTCAGCTGTAGGGCCCTTTAATCTTGGCATTCAGTTGTCAAAACTCCACTGAGGACCCCAGAGCCCCTACCTAGGGATCCAGAGGGTGCAGACTTCAGTGAGGTGACCAGACACAAGGTGCAGACCCAGGGGCTTCCAGCAGAGTCGGGAAGACACTGGAGGAGGGGAGCCCGGTCTCTCTCCCTGGCCCCTTGTAAGTGCACGCAggacaaatacaaagaaaacactGCACCCAAGGTGGTGAGAATGTCACCTTTTTATCATGAGGAGAATAAATATTGGAACAGTGTAAGCTCTTTGAATATCAATGCTTGGATTTAGAAgagtcaaacttttttttttaatgcctctaAAGTTCTTTTGAAAGAAACCATGATCAAagctggtttcccaggtggcgctagtggtaaagagcctgcagGGACCAAGCCAGCCGTGAGGCCGGTCTACAGGAAGGCCTCCCGagagcctgcctgctgctgccacGGCTGGTGGGGCCCTCCCTCACTGTACCTTGGAATATGGCAGAAGCCACAGACTGCACCTCCAAGTAGGCTGTGAAAGACTCCCATCTTCGTGGCTGTCTTGTTTCTGGGGGAGCCAGCCGCGGTGTTAGGATGGTGCTAACTATTGCTTTATTTCTGGGGGAGCCAGCCGCCGTGTTAGGAGTGGTGCTGTGGAGAGGTCGGGGTGGACCTCTGCTCCAGGCCAGCCTCCGTCCCGTGACTGCAGTCCCGTGGTCCGCTTGGCACCAGCTGTGGACAAATCCTGAGGCAGAACCACCCACTAAAGCATTTCCAGAGCCATGAAACTGTGTGAGGTAATAAATGTTCACTGTTTTACAACACTGGACTTGGGGTCATTTGTTACGCAGCAGGAGCTAGCTAATACAACAGACTAGAAGATTTTATA
Coding sequences within:
- the ESPNL gene encoding espin-like protein isoform X4 is translated as MGAPMMRDSWGGTPLHDAAENGQMECCQTLLSHRVDPALRDDDGYTAAELAEYHGHRDCAQYLRDSTRPILPQPSVLATPSEAVPGTGWPPTQVPLLMTPPPPPFPPPPLSAARHPPEDGRSGGAGLGSPTPASLSPAWPSQPDQPPLREHTAHTATPRVTASAMAVPTGAETAAGGAPDSLVALQLDGMPLGDLDGLVPTRDERGRPIPEWKRQVMVRKLQARLGTALEAPEAQDDGGHTDAMEQAAWRYSQTHQAILGPFGELLTEDDLVYLEKQIADLQLRRRCQEYENELGRLAAELQALLPAPLVSITVNSRFLSPGPRLEAADTEPRGSEDGASQATPGGQPLPFWCSHVARLVRSLSLLLKGVNGLVQGEERGPLEAQREAHRPAPASPPRSEAQREIQECGVSVRTLRGNFESAPGRPCTPSPGPCEPGTQPGSCPRGCWPAPAPPCSGPIGGNPRPGDTEEASDSGISCEEALSEVGAVPGSDLASLRKERIVTLFLSHWKKSAYMPALKTAACRTLEARRSGLRGQEAARGPPMPSPLPSGSPRPGRLWQQRSVIAQLLGHWKAVLAHVPARQLRRLSRRPHGPLSPEQFLPHVDGAPVPYSSLTLDLFMLGYFQLLECDLPAEERKMRHLLCFEVFEHLGAHGWEAARAFHKAVTDEVAAGRRAWTDGFEDIKARFFGSSRGRARDAEPGRKSGLTPLRPLPHAGPGGPEPAAQRLGSGPQRGSFNSEDICGYIDRSFAFWKEKEAEMFGFGE
- the ESPNL gene encoding espin-like protein isoform X5, which codes for MCCQTLLSHRVDPALRDDDGYTAAELAEYHGHRDCAQYLRDSTRPILPQPSVLATPSEAVPGTGWPPTQVPLLMTPPPPPFPPPPLSAARHPPEDGRSGGAGLGSPTPASLSPAWPSQPDQPPLREHTAHTATPRVTASAMAVPTGAETAAGGAPDSLVALQLDGMPLGDLDGLVPTRDERGRPIPEWKRQVMVRKLQARLGTALEAPEAQDDGGHTDAMEQAAWRYSQTHQAILGPFGELLTEDDLVYLEKQIADLQLRRRCQEYENELGRLAAELQALLPAPLVSITVNSRFLSPGPRLEAADTEPRGSEDGASQATPGGQPLPFWCSHVARLVRSLSLLLKGVNGLVQGEERGPLEAQREAHRPAPASPPRSEAQREIQECGVSVRTLRGNFESAPGRPCTPSPGPCEPGTQPGSCPRGCWPAPAPPCSGPIGGNPRPGDTEEASDSGISCEEALSEVGAVPGSDLASLRKERIVTLFLSHWKKSAYMPALKTAACRTLEARRSGLRGQEAARGPPMPSPLPSGSPRPGRLWQQRSVIAQLLGHWKAVLAHVPARQLRRLSRRPHGPLSPEQFLPHVDGAPVPYSSLTLDLFMLGYFQLLECDLPAEERKMRHLLCFEVFEHLGAHGWEAARAFHKAVTDEVAAGRRAWTDGFEDIKARFFGSSRGRARDAEPGRKSGLTPLRPLPHAGPGGPEPAAQRLGSGPQRGSFNSEDICGYIDRSFAFWKEKEAEMFGFGE
- the ESPNL gene encoding espin-like protein isoform X6 translates to MTPPPPPFPPPPLSAARHPPEDGRSGGAGLGSPTPASLSPAWPSQPDQPPLREHTAHTATPRVTASAMAVPTGAETAAGGAPDSLVALQLDGMPLGDLDGLVPTRDERGRPIPEWKRQVMVRKLQARLGTALEAPEAQDDGGHTDAMEQAAWRYSQTHQAILGPFGELLTEDDLVYLEKQIADLQLRRRCQEYENELGRLAAELQALLPAPLVSITVNSRFLSPGPRLEAADTEPRGSEDGASQATPGGQPLPFWCSHVARLVRSLSLLLKGVNGLVQGEERGPLEAQREAHRPAPASPPRSEAQREIQECGVSVRTLRGNFESAPGRPCTPSPGPCEPGTQPGSCPRGCWPAPAPPCSGPIGGNPRPGDTEEASDSGISCEEALSEVGAVPGSDLASLRKERIVTLFLSHWKKSAYMPALKTAACRTLEARRSGLRGQEAARGPPMPSPLPSGSPRPGRLWQQRSVIAQLLGHWKAVLAHVPARQLRRLSRRPHGPLSPEQFLPHVDGAPVPYSSLTLDLFMLGYFQLLECDLPAEERKMRHLLCFEVFEHLGAHGWEAARAFHKAVTDEVAAGRRAWTDGFEDIKARFFGSSRGRARDAEPGRKSGLTPLRPLPHAGPGGPEPAAQRLGSGPQRGSFNSEDICGYIDRSFAFWKEKEAEMFGFGE
- the ESPNL gene encoding espin-like protein isoform X7, whose amino-acid sequence is MTPPPPPFPPPPLSAARHPPEDGRSGGAGLGSPTPSLSPAWPSQPDQPPLREHTAHTATPRVTASAMAVPTGAETAAGGAPDSLVALQLDGMPLGDLDGLVPTRDERGRPIPEWKRQVMVRKLQARLGTALEAPEAQDDGGHTDAMEQAAWRYSQTHQAILGPFGELLTEDDLVYLEKQIADLQLRRRCQEYENELGRLAAELQALLPAPLVSITVNSRFLSPGPRLEAADTEPRGSEDGASQATPGGQPLPFWCSHVARLVRSLSLLLKGVNGLVQGEERGPLEAQREAHRPAPASPPRSEAQREIQECGVSVRTLRGNFESAPGRPCTPSPGPCEPGTQPGSCPRGCWPAPAPPCSGPIGGNPRPGDTEEASDSGISCEEALSEVGAVPGSDLASLRKERIVTLFLSHWKKSAYMPALKTAACRTLEARRSGLRGQEAARGPPMPSPLPSGSPRPGRLWQQRSVIAQLLGHWKAVLAHVPARQLRRLSRRPHGPLSPEQFLPHVDGAPVPYSSLTLDLFMLGYFQLLECDLPAEERKMRHLLCFEVFEHLGAHGWEAARAFHKAVTDEVAAGRRAWTDGFEDIKARFFGSSRGRARDAEPGRKSGLTPLRPLPHAGPGGPEPAAQRLGSGPQRGSFNSEDICGYIDRSFAFWKEKEAEMFGFGE